TTTTTCGGTTTTCTCGAGTCTCGTTTGGCTAAACGATGCCTAAACGATGGGCTAAACGAAAGCTAaacattgatcaatgaagaaTACCAGTAAGAGTAGATGAATGGATGAATAATTGTTCAACAGCATGAGCGTAGCGCAGCATAGTTCGTAGTTCGTAGAGAAATTCGTATAGCTTATGCTTGTTCAAACATCGGGCAACGGAGTGGCCTGCTTGAGTTCGTTTGGATCGTCTGTAAGCCAAGCGACCGCGAGCGGATGGAGACTGCTGACTTTCGAGATCGATACCACTGGAGTCTGGCGATTGAATGCGACCGTTCCGTTTCCCGCATCGTTCGCGGTGGTAAACTTGACATCCCGATGGCAGTCCAAACGGTCGATTATGCGaccttctttcaaatgcaGTACCTGATCAGGCCATTGGGCTAAGCCATCAAAGATATGAGTCGCGTAGACAACGGAACACTGTCTTGTTTCTGTTTCCCATTTTAAGAATTGGAGTAATTTGCCCCGGGCAATCACGTCGAGATCGACTGTCACTTCGTCTAGTAGTAACACTTTCCAAGGTTTTAAAAGTCCCATTACCAGTTGAACGCGTCTTTTCTGGCCATCACTGAGTTTGAACATCCGCCATTGTAGATCAACACCGAGAATCTCACACAATTGATCtcctctttcttgaaaatgttGTAGTCCAATACTTGTTAGGAGCTCTAAAACACCGATATCTCTGTTTATAATGCTCATATGGCACCATTCAGTACCCAAGTACGTGGTAACGTGGTACTCCTGGCCTTCTCCGACAGTACAAACAGGGCTGAACGGGTTCTGACCATTGACTAGAATCTTACCATCCAGACACAGATGTTTACCACTAAGAACTTTCAATAGTGTCGATTTACCAGCACCATTGGATCCCATAACCAGGGTTCTTGTGTTCCAGGGAATTTGCAAATCCACATCAACAAGAGAGGGCCTGGCGCATTCAGCAAATTTGTAAGTAAGCttctcaacttcaataGCGAACGACATGGTGACAATGGGCTTGAGCGGTTCGTGATTAGAGGTCGAGCTTAGTGAATTTGGCAACCTTTATAGTTGTTGATCTCCGTTAGCGATGACTGAAATTTAACCTTTGAATAAATCACCAGCATTGAAGCTTTTAACCAAGATTGAAGGCTTCCAGTAGTGTCAATTGAGACCGATTGAGTACGTGAGTGGTTGTAAAACATGGATGAGGTAGATGATATATTAGACCAAAATCGGGCAGCTCAGCAGGAGGTTGAAgacgaggaagatgaggaagatgatgaggaagatgagacTATACTGCGGAACAATATGGACAAGGAAGCTGATGAAAGGGGCCAGAATGATGGAGAAGGCGACCAAGAAGGCCCCGAagatgaggaggaagaggacgaCGATGAGGACGACGGTGATAACGATGAGGTCGGTGATGCCGATAACGAcgatgacgaggaagatgaagatgaagatgaagatgaagaagatgatgaagtagaggatgatgatgagaacgaggacgaagacgaagacgatgatgaagaggctAAAGGTATCAAGGACAAAGAGAATACGTCAAGGgaaaatggtaaagttgaGGGtgaagaaatggagaaCGATGAAAACACTGATGACAAGATGGATATTGattcagaagaagaggatcaGACAAAGAAAGTTCCAGACGGCTTGAGTGATGTTCATAACTACTATACGCAGATGTTACATTCAGCCAAAATTGCGAGTTCTTACAAGATTTATCCAACAGCGGCAATACCGATTCAAACTGAGGTCAACGCAGTGGCCATGTCCAAAGGATTGCAATATTTGTTTCTTGGTGGAAGTGATGGATTCATAAGGAAGTATGATTTCCTCAATACGATGGATGGGAAACTATCTCTCACAATCTTGCAAAAACATTCTCTAGCGGAATCAATCCAGAATGCAGGTATCTTGATGTCCTATTGGGAGAATGAGGTTCCTCAGAGAAGGTCGGAAATGAAATTGTCGAAGAGCAATAAGGAATATGACCCTAAAGTAAGTCCCGTTTATGCCATCGAAGTTCAAAGTGAGTGTCTTTTCCTGTTGAGCGGGTTAGATAACGGTGGAATAACAATGCAAGGTGTGAGATACATGGAAGGCTCAATCGGCCACTATTTTAAGAGCAAAGAAGGTCATACCAACGTTGTGAATCAACTCCGATTGAATGGTGATGAAACAAAGTTTATAAGTGGTTCATGGGACAAACGACTGCTTGAATGGGACTTGTCAAGTGGTGGGATTGTAAACGAGTTCAAAGGATCAACATCAGAAATTTCTTCCTTGGAAATGAGACCACTGTATGCCACGGTTGACATCAACGATGTTGTAAGAGAAATGAAACAAAgcaaagatgaagaggatgatcGAAATAGCGATGATGACATGGGGTCTCTATTCGgagacgaagaagaagaagaagatgttaAGAAAGATGAGCATAACGATGATTTTAAGGATaaatcaacaaagaagctgaacGCCAAccatttggaagaaatctCTAGAAATACACTTAATGTGGCATATGATGAGTCCGTATTCTTAACTTCAGGTTTAAATGGTTCAGTGGATATTTGGGATCGTCGTATACCGACAAACCCTGTAAtaaatttggaaagaggGCCCAAAGTGCCTCCTTGGTGTCAATCGGCGTGTTGGTGCATGGATGGTGATCGAATCTACGCCGGTAGAAGAAATGCTTGCGTTGAAGAGTTCGATTTGAAGATGCCGTCGCGGCCAAGTAATACATTGAAACTACCAGCTATATCAGGTCCTGTTACATGCGTGCGTGCAATGCCCAATAACAAGCAAATATTGTGTGCTTCGCGAGATAACATCAGACTTTATAATACGGGCAATAACCCCCACTCAAAGGGTACTGCAGTGCCGTTTTTGATTGTTCCTGGTCATCACGGCGGTGCGATCTCTAACATGTATGTGGATCCGACGTGTAGATTTTTGGTCAGCACCAGTGGGAATCGTGGCTGGCAAGGTAACTCGACTGATACAACATTTATATACGAGATAGATCTAGAATAGAATTAAATGACGTCCACCTTAAAAGTAAATCATAACACTATTTACTTACAGTggaagaggttgaagatTTACTTAACAGTGAGCCTTTCAGCAATTCGTGTAATGGATCCAGCCATATAATTTTAGTCCCTCGATACAGACCTGCAATAGAGGAACCTTGAAATTTTCGCATGAATATTTTGGCAGTAGGCATTAGAGCCTTAACTTGGCCGCCTCTGTAAGCTCTGACTAGTAATGCCATCAACCCGATAAGTAAAGAAACTCGGCATATGAAGGGAATTGTGTGATTATGCGCGTACAAGAAGAGTCGAACCAACGGTTTTGACTCGCGAGGATGCAATCTTCTCTCTCGCTGTATCGCTTTTCGTTTGGCATTCTCGTTAATTTCTTTATCCAAAAGGTCTGTCACATATTCGAGATTATAACCCATGCTTGACTTTGGCCCTGAAGCAGTTGTCAAAATAGTGctgaatttgttgaagactTTCTTGTATTTGCTAGCGTTATCCTTTGAGGATGTTGACCTTACGAGACGTAATACTTTTTCCCAGACACCTTCATCGTAGGAAGCTGATGTGAGAACTTGTTGCATTACCCCATGAACAAGATCTACCGTATTCTCAAAATTGTCCACATTCAATGCGATTTCTCTCAGAATCTTGTCCTTATTATCCAGTATGAGTGTGGAGTACATAGTCAATGGAACCAGCATTGATTGTGATGAGATGACGTAGTCAAAGATTAGAAAGATTGGTGCATTCGGTTGATTCTCAACAGGCTTCAATTCGTGAGAGTAAATGGTCAGTATTGAGGAGATGGCAAAGAATGGTTCTATCTTGTCCAAATGTAGtttcttgaacaattgtTTATCCCtcgatttgatcatttgtGGGATGACATtaagttgatcaattgggAAATCTAGCGAGTTCATCATGAAGTCACGTAGGTATAGCAGCGTAAATGCTTCAACGCATCTGAACAGCTTGTCTTTAGAGACAATCGTCTTCTCACTGAGCTCTCCCTCATAACATTCTGTGGATGCGGAACTATCATGATTACTTCCTACTTCTGAGGCAGAGTAATTCTCGTCTCCCTTACTGGTCATATCACTGAGAGATAGGTTTTCCTCCCCTTGTGCGAATCCATGGTACTCATGGCCCTCAATAAATACTGTCACAAATACAGAAACAACATCATGGTAACCTTGGTAATATCTGAGTTTGGGATATTTCCTCAGCAACCTAACGATTATATTTTGAAGTAGGTTTCTCAGCATTTCCTTCCTGTCTGGATCAGTAACTCCCGTAAACGATCTCTTGACATCCAGATATACTTGATTCTCGTCAACATGTTCCTTGCCACATTCGCCAAGAAACTGTTCCTCCTCTTTTTTGCTCAATTTCAGTTGGTCCATTAGAAGCATTAGCCAGCAATCACTCCTAAGGTCTGTCGTCACGAAACCGAAGTTACTGGAGCCAAGCCTAGTAAGGCCGTCCAAATTATGATCAGCTAGCGCATTCCTAATAATTCTCGACTTGATATCCCTCTGTTCagcatcattgaagaaagtgaGTAGTGACCTTTCATCGAATAGAGATTCTGTAAGGAAATCACAGTGTAGGGACTCATCACTACATGAGAGAGATTTCTGGCATGTTGAACTATAAGCATCAATGTTCATGACctatgatgatgataatgaaacCAACAAGGGCCCGTTCGACTGAGTTTGTTCAGCTTCGAATCAAAGGGTTCATTAGCGAAATATAGTCGAGCGGGCTGAGAAGTAGTTCTTATCAGAAGAGAAGCCAACAGAAAGGCCAACAGTAGAATACGACTAAGCTAAACAAAACTAATACAATGTATGATAATTAAGATGTTTTGATTCACAATGATTCTTCAAGTAGAGTTGCTCCTCCTGTAATACAAAGTCTGTTTCCTGAAGGACTATAAGATAAAAAAGAATGACAAACAAGAATAAGTGCGATATTTCATTTACTCGTTGTTGTCAATTCGTCTCATAAGCTATCAGCTCAAAGTTTAATGACTTCAAAAGGTTCTTGTGCTTCCTCTTTACTTGATCTCCTCGAAAAACTTTCAAGGAACAACTTCAATAACAATACCATTGAAATGCATAAGATGAGGTTATCGAAAAACAATATGCAATCCGAACTGCATATGGAGCCACTTTTTACTGTTACAAAAGCTTAGCCTGTTAGACCGAAGCTCGAAGAAGCCCCGAATAATAAGACAGTACACGACAACCGCATCCGGGCTACGCAATGGCCCGTTTCAAGATCGTAAGACCAGATTCCAGAGTTGTCGAGAGGGTTCAGTCGGTCAGGCCTTTAAAAAGTTTAAGATTATGCTTTTATCAACTAGTCATCATTGTAATTACCGGATGTGGTTAATTACATGAAACTCATCTTAAGGCAAACTATGAAAGTTCAAAAGCTGCCTCAAGAGATGAGGCTTTCCAAAGGGTCCCGAGAGAACTTGTATTTAAAGAACCTGTTCCGAATGGTGCCTCAGGTTGGCTATTTTGCATCGAAGTGTAAAACGTTGAGTAGAAAATAAGATGTCAGACTCTGCTCAAAACCTAAGCGATTTGGCTTTCAATTCCAGCTACAATCCCCTTGATAGTTTTATTACATTTACGTCAATTTATGGTGATAACACTGCTGTAAAATTTAGTGTGTTGCAGGATATGGTTGACGTAAATACGAATGAAGCTATTGTCTATGGTACCAGATGTGGTGCCTCAGTATTAACGCAAATTATCATGTGGATGATATCGAAAAATCGGAGAACTCCAGtattcatcatcaatcagGTCTCTTTAACGCTAATCCTTATACACTCTGCGCTATATTTCAAGTACTTGTTAAGCGGTTTTGGCTCAGTGGTTTACGGCTTGACAGCCTTCCCACAACTAATTAAGCCAGGTGATCTACGGGCTTTCGCTGCGGCTAATATCGTCATGGTACTATTAGTTGCGTCAATTGAGGCCTCATTAATATTCCAGGTCAAAGTTATATTCACTGGCGACAATATGAAAAGAGTCGGACTCATACTGACAATCATTTGCACTTGCATGGGGTTAGCTACCGTTACAATGTATTTCATAACTGCTGTGAAATCTATCGTATCACTTTACAGGGATATGAGTGGATCATCTACCGTATTATACAACGTTTCGCTGATTATGCTTGCATCGTCCATCCACTTTATGGCGCTTATCCTAGTCGTTAAACTGTTTCTAGCGGTTCGCTCTAGACGGTTTTTGGGGTTGAAACAATTTGATAGTTTCCACATCTTGTTGATTATCTCCTGCCAAACATTATTGGTCCCTTCACTTCTATTCATCATTGCTTACTCGTTCCCAAGTAGCAAAAACATCGAATCTTTAAAGGCAATTGCTGTTTTGACTGTCGTTCTTTCCCTgcctctttcttcaatgtgGGCAACTGCAGCCAACAATTTCACAAATTCCTCCTCTTCCGGTTCTGATTCGGCGCCTACCAACGGTGGCTTTTATGGAAGAGGATCTTCCAATCTTTACCCAGAAAAGACCGATAATCGAAGCCCGAAAGGTGCCAGGAATGCTCTATATGAGCtaagatcaaagaataaCGCCGAGGGCCAGGCTGATATTTACACGGTGACAGATATTGAGAACGATATTTTCAACGATCTCTCCAAGCCAGTTGAGCAGAATATTTTCTCTGATGTCCAAATTATAGACAGCCATTCCCTTCATAAGGCTTGCTCGAAGGAAGATCCCGTAATGACACTATACACGCCAAATACAGCAATTGAGGGCGAGGAAAGAAAACTTTGGACAAGCGATTGTTCGTGCTCAACAAATGGTAGTACGCCCgtcaagaagaagtcgaCAGGAGAATACGCAAACCTTCCTCCACATCTATTACGTTACGACGAAAATTATGATGAGGAGGCTGGTGGTAGAAGGAAAGCCTCATTGAAGTGGTAATTTATGCGGAGATGATTGTATATTTTTAATGTCTATAATAACATCTATGCCTGAGTGATCTTTGCTTTATCTACATTGTCTGTCTGAGCATTATTCGAAAAAATGGTTAAGAGAAGCCAGGCGCATGTTATGTTGAAGAGGTGGTGTATCCAGTACAGGTTTCTGGCACCATATATCAGGCAGAAAACCCCTGTGTAGCCAAACAATATTGCGCTGATGCCATTCTCGTAAAACTTCCCAGATTTGAAAAGCGGCATGTTGAAAGCAGAATTTGTGCTCACCAAGAAAATAATAGGAGCAATTGCCAATACATTGTGGTGGGATCTGAATGGTGTTTCCCATCTAATGGCAACATTATGCAAAAATACAACTATAATTGGGGCATTTATTGCAACCACAAATGATAGGATCAAAAAGACTGAAAAGTTGTAATTCCTTAGATTATCGTAATTTTTAAACCCAGATCTAGTTGATTTAATGGCTACCCTGAAGCAGGTTCCAATTTGTATCAGCAAGCTCACTGCAGAGGCTATCTGGTAAGGAACATAAAAGAAAACAATTCCAATCAGCAGAAAACTTGTTATAGTTCTTCGTGGCTTATTGATAGATGGGCGGTCTTTCAATCTCACTTCATTACGTATGGCAGAAGCGGCAAATCTGACTGATATGGCGATAACAAGGCTTTCGATAAAATCGAAAATACTGGCGATAAGGTATAGAATAGCCACAGACATAACCATGAAGAAGAGGCCAAGCGGTGACATAAACCAACTTCGTATTCCTAGAAAATAAAAGTTGGTATGAAtatgttcttcttccagcaaGAACGGTTGATTCAGACGGATCGGATCTAACATGAATAGTATCCGCTGTAAGGGTTTCGAGTTGGTAGCGGGGGACAACAGAATTATCGCCAGGGCCAAAACTAAACCTCTCTTCAAAACACTAGCTAAAGCAGAATTGAAAGTAATGAATTCTCTGGTTTGGCGATAGTTGAAGAACTGATAAGCAACTATAATGCAGGCGAGAGAAATTGGCAGAGATAAAAAGGTTAGCCTGTACCTAATGAATAGCATTTTCAATGTCAATGTCCAATTAATACGCACACAAAGTTCAAGACCGTAGTTGGGTGGTACGATGACAGTTAGCATTAGTGACTTATCGTGCAATTCCTCAAGTGGTATGAACGGAGCAACGTTGTGCATATTTATGTCAATATCTGAATTGTTGATGTTGACGTGCCATTTCGTCTCGAAGGGATCTTCGATCCATTGCCTGATAAGCGGCTCGAAGATTAGTCTATCGCTTGTATATGCTTTAGATGAGCAGGAAACCCTGTAAGACAACAACGAATCCCATAGCTTGGGAAATCTGAAAGTGTGATATAAAAAGCTTGAATTGAGGGTGAGTTGCATACCAGAGAAAACTAGCTGAACCGGTCTTTCACTAACATcagttgaaattttgtcAGACGTCAGTCCTGCGTAAATAAAGtcttgatcattttgaaTTGCCGCTTTTTTGTTCTCTACCACAATAAAGTCGTACTGGGATAATATCCTTTTATCGATGCTGAGCATCTTGAAAGGATGCGTAACGTCATCTAAGGAAGATTGCGCAGGAAATTCTAGATCACTGGAAGAAGCGGGAACAGTGGCCATGTCATGGAAAGCGGATACGCAGTTCATGCTTGACTTCGAGTGCGTGGCCTCTTCAAGCTGTTGATTCAGTTTACAAAAGAAAACTTGTGGCTCTTGCAAAGACGTAAGAAAGGAAAATGTTGTATTCTGTCCATCAGATGGCAATATGAATTTCGAGTATCTTGGAAACTGATTCTTGTTAGATCTGGAAATTGAAAGTCGCTGTGAACCTTTGAGGTCGTAAGCTTCACGGAAGTCCTGCGACTCATATACCTCGGAGTATTTTTTTGGATCTATTAGCTCAAGGTCTTGCATCATTTCGTCTTCCAGGCCAGAGAGAAGCATTTTTCTAGACACGAACATTCTCTGGCGGAGAGGTCGCACTTTTTCAGCGGTTGTTCCATCAACTATCTCAAGTAATAATCTTGCCACCTTACTTCTCAGCTGATCACACCAGACAACTGCTAAATGATCTATTGGCGTCCAAACCTCAGgaattgttgttgaataGGTGGTGAACCCATTTTCGATGGGCAGAATGTCTTCAACTGCTGTATAATCGGCAGGCAGCATCATGTCCAAGATTCCGCCAGTAATAGAAACCAATGAAACATTTTGGGCAAGGAAGGAGCTCTTGTCGTTCATTTGATTACGCCAATAATCATTAGTTCGTTGATatattttcaaaatatccCCATCAAATGTTACAGGGGCTAATGCATGAGGTGATGAGAGAGTAATCAGCGCTCTGATAGAATAGTCCACATGATTCTGCAAAGTGGGTAAAAGGCGAGCAACGACGCCTCCCATTGAGTGACCAATCACTATCACTGAAGTAGGAAGTGGATCAATATAACTTTTTGATTGTTCGTATAGCGATAGGATATAACGTATAGCATCATTGAGGTATTCGGCTTGATCTATCATGGTTCTGCCATGAAATGCTGtgaaatcttcattgaaGTCAGCTGCAAAAAAATCTAGATTCTTCGTGTACATATTTTCAATGCTCTCtttatcttcaaagaatatGTTACTGCTAGCGGCAGCAATAGATCTGACCTGTTTATAACTTCCGGCATTTCCGGGTATAAAGAGAACTGGAATCCCATCAAGctgaatctcttcattttccaTAGGGTTCCTATCTTTCCCCTGCTCTCTGTAAAGGTATAAGTGATACTTCTGGGCTAAGCTTGTAAACCTTGAATCAAATCCATCAATCCTGGCGTAGGCAGGATACATGTAGATTGATCTACATTGGGGCGAATCTGATCCGTTGAAAGATCCCAATAACGTCGAAAATGTGATTACTATTATCATAAGCAGGCCAATAAGCGACGTGATCTGGAGTTTTGATTTTCCTTGCTTATCATGATAAGTTGTATCTCTTTCGATACCGTTCACCGGCTCACCATCAACATCGACATCCAACGTGTTTTCAGGTCTTTTCCCCTTGCTCTCCTTTGATATGCTATGATGCGTTTTCTCCTTGATTGATGTGGGTAGAGCAGACATAGTATTTCGATACACTGCTGCAAGCACCTTTTTCAACCCCATATTAATATCACAAGTTAATTACACTTATGAATGTGTGCGTATTGGGCCAATTCCGAATGAGCAAACTCTCATAACCAGGCTTTACCAGTTACTCAAGTTTTCTGCCGAATGCAAATCATCGCCTTTTTATGTTgacatcttgaaatttcgtGATAATCTCGGCATCTCGTACTTAGATGAGCTGGTGATAAATAAAGTCAGGATGATACATCAATGTATTTAACGCTGTACTGGAAATGGTTGTTATGCAATTGTCTATATAATGTTACCATGGATACTTCATCCAATGCTGCAGCTTGATTTATATTGATACAACTTTCTCCCGATGTAATGAGAGATGAAAAGTAGTTATTGAGACGAAAAATGTATTGAATTTTCCACACGGATGCTTTGTACAGTACCACAGTGACACGATCCTGAGCCACTGCTTGTGGATCTAAGATTTGCTATCATTAGATCCTGCGcttattcttgatttcaGAGCGGGCGAGGCCACTGGCGTAGAAGAGTGAGTGATAGAAGAGCCGTTAACAAAGGTTTGGTCATCTTGACGTTCCTGCTCctgttcctcttcttgttctctttGCAGCTGTTGCTCTTGTTGATGTTGCAATTGTAGTTGCTTCTGGTCATTAAGCTTCTGCTGTTTCATTCTTGTAATATATTCTTGACGATACTTGATCGTGACTTCACGCAATTGCTCGTATGATTTGCTGCCTAACATGGTACCAAATCTAATCACTTGAGTACTGTTTGATATTTGATTGAGTCTAGAGGGCTCATCTGAAATTTTTAAGCCGTACTCGTTACGTGGAGAATCGTATTTCCACTTATCATAAAATCTCGAGAGCTCATCCCATTTCGAGTCATAAACATTGATTGTTTCGTCAGCATTTTTCTCCTGCTGCTCGATTGCATCGAAATCCAAAAACTTGGACAAAACAAACTCCACGTTATGATTGAGTGTATTGGGTTTACGATCCATGTATTGTATACCATGCCGTCCAGTACGTCTTCTGAACTTTACAGGATACTCTCTAGAATGGACCTCGTTATTACTTTGGAAAGGGTCGTAGACTTCCACTTTTTTGACCTTAAAATTGTTTTGAGGAAGCCTTTCACCTTCCTTGCTAAATGACTTGACATCCTTTGAAGAGCCCTTTAGATACTCCGATAGATGTTTTGAGTAATAAGACCTGCTTATTTCAAACTTGGAAGATGCGatggaagaaaatggcGCGTTTGAAGGAGAGACGCCTTTGGGCAGTGTAATATCAAACACAGGGTTATATGGGTCATCGGTGAGGTTAAAGAAAACGTTACCATCTCCAGCTTTCCTCTTTTCCATTCTATCCTGCACAAATTTCCTTGcatttttctcttttttAGCCAACAAATTGTCGACTTCTTCGAGCGTTAGATCAGGCACTTTAGAAGAGGGTAGTCTGACATAGACATGAGAAGCGACCGtttgctgttgttgctgtaattgttgttgttgctcGTCTGGTGCCAATGGAACTTTGAGACTATTTTTCTGTTTATTAGCGGCCGCAATTGATTGACTTTGCAGCTGTAGAATTTGTTGCTTGCTGAGCTTATGACCCGATCTGGATTCCAGCTCTTTTCTGCtcaacttgttcttgtaACCTCTTCTAACAGATGAGTCCGAAGTCGTTGCTAGAGCAGCTTCTGCAGCTGCCTGTTCCCGCAGTTTGCGTTGATTAGCAAAGATGTTCAGACGTTTCCTCTTGTGGTTCACGagatcttcatcttcacctttGACGTTCAAACTACgtttcaattttttgacTTCACACCTTTGATCGAATACGTTCAGACCTTTCTCCAAAAGATCCATGGAAACTTTTTCACGCTTAGCAACGAGGAGAGCCAACTCCTTTGCATGTTGTAACTCTTGATGCAGCAGTCTCAATTTTTGActattcaagatatcaacGCGTCTAGTCTTTCTAGGTTGTCTAACATCACGTCTACGGAAACAAACGTATGgatcaacttcttctttctcatccggtctttcaaattttaaTTGAGGGAAAATCTCTGTAGAAGGGGATTCtatctttctttctttccaatGACCATAAACGTCCGGAccaaactcttcaagtaAAACCGCTAAAGGTCTCGTTTTAATTTGAGACTCTGCATCAAATTGGGTGAGAAACTCTCTCTCTGATTCAAGCCCAATCTCCTTGGCAAGAtctgtcttcaaattgatatGAGCATAGTCTGATTTGAGTAAAGTTGGTTTCAATTCCTCAAACGAAAGTACACTATGAGGATCTGTACTCAGAAAAGGCTGTCTTTCATGTATAGCACTTTCAAAAGCAGAGC
The window above is part of the Torulaspora delbrueckii CBS 1146 chromosome 3, complete genome genome. Proteins encoded here:
- the CAF16 gene encoding putative ATP-binding cassette family ATPase CAF16 (similar to Saccharomyces cerevisiae CAF16 (YFL028C); ancestral locus Anc_8.42), coding for MSFAIEVEKLTYKFAECARPSLVDVDLQIPWNTRTLVMGSNGAGKSTLLKVLSGKHLCLDGKILVNGQNPFSPVCTVGEGQEYHVTTYLGTEWCHMSIINRDIGVLELLTSIGLQHFQERGDQLCEILGVDLQWRMFKLSDGQKRRVQLVMGLLKPWKVLLLDEVTVDLDVIARGKLLQFLKWETETRQCSVVYATHIFDGLAQWPDQVLHLKEGRIIDRLDCHRDVKFTTANDAGNGTVAFNRQTPVVSISKVSSLHPLAVAWLTDDPNELKQATPLPDV
- the SPT8 gene encoding SAGA complex subunit SPT8 (similar to Saccharomyces cerevisiae SPT8 (YLR055C); ancestral locus Anc_8.43) produces the protein MDEVDDILDQNRAAQQEVEDEEDEEDDEEDETILRNNMDKEADERGQNDGEGDQEGPEDEEEEDDDEDDGDNDEVGDADNDDDEEDEDEDEDEEDDEVEDDDENEDEDEDDDEEAKGIKDKENTSRENGKVEGEEMENDENTDDKMDIDSEEEDQTKKVPDGLSDVHNYYTQMLHSAKIASSYKIYPTAAIPIQTEVNAVAMSKGLQYLFLGGSDGFIRKYDFLNTMDGKLSLTILQKHSLAESIQNAGILMSYWENEVPQRRSEMKLSKSNKEYDPKVSPVYAIEVQSECLFLLSGLDNGGITMQGVRYMEGSIGHYFKSKEGHTNVVNQLRLNGDETKFISGSWDKRLLEWDLSSGGIVNEFKGSTSEISSLEMRPLYATVDINDVVREMKQSKDEEDDRNSDDDMGSLFGDEEEEEDVKKDEHNDDFKDKSTKKLNANHLEEISRNTLNVAYDESVFLTSGLNGSVDIWDRRIPTNPVINLERGPKVPPWCQSACWCMDGDRIYAGRRNACVEEFDLKMPSRPSNTLKLPAISGPVTCVRAMPNNKQILCASRDNIRLYNTGNNPHSKGTAVPFLIVPGHHGGAISNMYVDPTCRFLVSTSGNRGWQGNSTDTTFIYEIDLE
- the GYP8 gene encoding GTPase-activating protein GYP8 (similar to Saccharomyces cerevisiae GYP8 (YFL027C); ancestral locus Anc_8.44), producing the protein MNIDAYSSTCQKSLSCSDESLHCDFLTESLFDERSLLTFFNDAEQRDIKSRIIRNALADHNLDGLTRLGSSNFGFVTTDLRSDCWLMLLMDQLKLSKKEEEQFLGECGKEHVDENQVYLDVKRSFTGVTDPDRKEMLRNLLQNIIVRLLRKYPKLRYYQGYHDVVSVFVTVFIEGHEYHGFAQGEENLSLSDMTSKGDENYSASEVGSNHDSSASTECYEGELSEKTIVSKDKLFRCVEAFTLLYLRDFMMNSLDFPIDQLNVIPQMIKSRDKQLFKKLHLDKIEPFFAISSILTIYSHELKPVENQPNAPIFLIFDYVISSQSMLVPLTMYSTLILDNKDKILREIALNVDNFENTVDLVHGVMQQVLTSASYDEGVWEKVLRLVRSTSSKDNASKYKKVFNKFSTILTTASGPKSSMGYNLEYVTDLLDKEINENAKRKAIQRERRLHPRESKPLVRLFLYAHNHTIPFICRVSLLIGLMALLVRAYRGGQVKALMPTAKIFMRKFQGSSIAGLYRGTKIIWLDPLHELLKGSLLSKSSTSSTVSK
- the STE2 gene encoding alpha-factor pheromone receptor STE2 (similar to Saccharomyces cerevisiae STE2 (YFL026W); ancestral locus Anc_8.45), translated to MSDSAQNLSDLAFNSSYNPLDSFITFTSIYGDNTAVKFSVLQDMVDVNTNEAIVYGTRCGASVLTQIIMWMISKNRRTPVFIINQVSLTLILIHSALYFKYLLSGFGSVVYGLTAFPQLIKPGDLRAFAAANIVMVLLVASIEASLIFQVKVIFTGDNMKRVGLILTIICTCMGLATVTMYFITAVKSIVSLYRDMSGSSTVLYNVSLIMLASSIHFMALILVVKLFLAVRSRRFLGLKQFDSFHILLIISCQTLLVPSLLFIIAYSFPSSKNIESLKAIAVLTVVLSLPLSSMWATAANNFTNSSSSGSDSAPTNGGFYGRGSSNLYPEKTDNRSPKGARNALYELRSKNNAEGQADIYTVTDIENDIFNDLSKPVEQNIFSDVQIIDSHSLHKACSKEDPVMTLYTPNTAIEGEERKLWTSDCSCSTNGSTPVKKKSTGEYANLPPHLLRYDENYDEEAGGRRKASLKW